The Gossypium hirsutum isolate 1008001.06 chromosome D07, Gossypium_hirsutum_v2.1, whole genome shotgun sequence genome includes the window ccaGAATCCACAATTTCATAGAAGTGTTAAGAGTTTTACTCTACTTCTTCCCTCAATCCACAAGTTCATAGGGATCAGGAAACTTACTAGTTCCTAGTTTCTTTACTTCTAGACTCCAAATCACACGATGGCTACAACATGCAGAGCTTCTACACATACGCACATATATATACTCCATAGGCATGGTCTCCATAGACCATTTCCACCGCTAAATCCTAATCATTTTGTCCATACTAAGATTGAAATCTAAACATTCCCAAACCAGCCACTTAAGTTTCTAAGTATCTCATTAAAGTCCAATAATTTCTATTCCTATACAATCGACTCCCCGGCTCTTCCTTGAGTTTGGGTCCTTAGGAGATCCAAGTGAGACACTCACCTAGTCGGATGGATACGGATCACACACTATCATCAAGATGGTAGAAACATGTTTATCTTGGTACTTAGAATTGTGGAATGTATATAAGGTCTTTGGTTATGTAAATGGTCAATCCCTAAATGTGAATGTCAAGGTTGAATGTGTGGTTATGGTCATGATTGTATGCTAAGCTTGATATGTGGTCTAGCTAAGCTTAGATTTGTCCATGAGTTGTATACCATTTGAATAATTGGTTGTAAAGGTTGCATATGATATTATTGCATAAATTCGTATGCCATGATGAATTGATTAATTGAGATGAACCTATGTTTTGTGAGGATTTCCATTATAGGTCACAAAAATTGCCAAACTATGTTGGATgttatgttgaaatttaaaaAGGTTATGAGTTGTAGTGGTCTATCGACCAAGTCACAACACCATTATATGGATGTTGATATGGATGTCGCGACACTGGTTGAAAAAGCAGATGAACTTGTAGTATACTATTTGCAAAGTCGTGACACCATCCCATGGATGTCGCGACACCAATTATCTTTATCATGACATCCCCTATTTGAGATCACCATGCCAACTCATGGTCTTCAATGTCACGAAATTGCACCTCGGTGTCGCGACGCCAACTCAgtgaattttagaaattttacattttagtccccaaGTTGTGATGCTTGCCTACTATTTTGGAGGTTGCGGCATCATTCCCATGATGTTGTGACATCAACCCGAGACATTTTgaaactttaaattttagtcttccAATGGTCTTGAGATATTAAAAAAGCTTTTGTATGCTTGCATAAACCCCTGTTCAGATTAAGTTATGATATAATGATGTAATGATCATGTTAGTGattataaattgttgaatttatataaattatgttatatttgaatGTAGTTGCTCCGACTGCGAATGTGACATATTGTAGCTCAAACCCGACAATCGGGtcaggcaaggggtgttacaacagacaactttttttttagattttagatgAATAATCCAATTTCAGTTTAGGTCcctataatatgctcaaattttaaatttaaattttatactttaatatttttttcattcatcttATTGACACCTGTCCAAATTACAAACTAAGATTTTTTTTCAAGAGATTTTAAATGAATGGTCCAATTTCAGTTTTGGTCCCTATAATatgttcaaatttttaaattcaatttttatactttaattttacttCTACTTTATAATATCATAGTAGTCTAAATACTTCATCCGGATTAAAATGTTGACATACACATGTCTAAATACACAACCTTTTactttttttagattatataataatgatcaaattttagttttggttcatatattatgctcaaatttgaaatttaatctctatactttaatctttgacataatttggcactcaacttttataatgtcattgtTAGTCTAAATACTTCATTCTGATTAAATTGTTGATGTACATATGTCTAAATACATACCCTCTtactcttttttgtttttttgttttttgttgagATTATATAACAATGgccaattttcaattttagttaCCATACAatgctcaaatttgaaatttaatctctatactttaatttttgacatgatttagtatttcaatttttaatgtcattagttagtctaaatatcttcttataattaaaatataaatggaAAATTTAAGAATTGCCAACACTTTTAAAATTCTTTGTTAAATTGAagttattttattctcattttttttgttacatggctattaaatgagttttttttttcaaatttccacATGTCTAACCAGCgatattaacaaaataataataatgaagttaacaattaaacctttttttttataatctaaaaagtaaaagactaaatttctaaaaaaacaTATTGAGATTAATTAACCCAATACGAAGTGTAGTGGAATCTATACTAGTATATTATTATAAGaatgatagaaataataatatttaaagaaAGGAGGAATAGGTTGTTCATCATAAACTTTGTaagtttgtttaaaaataataccaattgtttcaaatgtttttaaaataaaacgatGTGTTGATGCAAtgcattaaataatattataaaatgtggaagtattttacatataaaagatatgaaataattaaataattatatatgtattaataatattatggGAGTtaattaaatgtatgttttaataaaaatacaataaatccATACGTATTAATTcgcattattattaattaatgacaaataaattattttataactatAATCATTATTACTATCTACTCGCATTatactatttaaatttattattaaattcaaattttgatagaTTTCCACAgcactaattttatttttttacgggAAATAGTTGGATTGCATTTATTAAACTGTTGTAGGAACAAGCATAGCATCCAACGTAATGAATGAGCTGCACCCCTCCTGACTAGGTATCAAACATGGCAGAAACCAAAAACCCATTCAGAAAAAACGAACCGCCTCTTCCATAGAAAATACAAAATCAGAGACGATCAAACTTGAAGCAACCATCTCCGCCGCCGTTAGTCCGACGATTCTTGCCATTGTTTATCTTTCTCCACTTCTGCAACAACGAACAAGAGGACTCCTACTATCAGATAAGTGTTCTCCCCTCTTCTAAGCCTCTCTGCAGCAAGAAGATGTACCAAACCATTTTCTTTCCTCGATGCATGTTCGAAAATCAGAAGCCTCACTCAACGACTTTGAATCTTTAATATAGGCACTAATAATAGATATGTCTTCATGGTCTGCATGCAGTTTTTTATGATCGAATGGGCATCACCTTAAATCACCACGCTCCTGATCCCCAGATCCAGGCCCATTTGCACCGCCTGGAGACATGCAAGTGCTTCAGCCGCAAAAGGAGAAAGTATGTGAGAGTTGATGATCATTCTCGAACACAAAACCATCCCTTCTGAGTTTCTACTCAAATCTAGTAACTTATACTCAAATCATCCTAAAAATTAAAGTTGCGCCAATAAAATAAAGTCGTGACATACAATTttctctaattaaatttttacaaaaattagatagaaatccaatttttttcttttttaactcaatttaaaagtaaataatatacaaacttaattagatattcggttatctGATAGAAACACTTCTTTCTTCCAACCCTCTAATGCTTTTACTCTCTTCATTAGAACTTTTCCTATGTGCAGCAACACGACGACGAAGAATTATGGAAGAAATTCAACTTAAAGAACTcgaattgcaaaaaaaaaatcacggAATCCCAAAAAATTGGTGatatagttttaatttaatttattaaattattaacctAAAAATCAAGTGTTCATATGCTAACAAATCCgtaaaaattatgtttatttgCTAATAATTGACCTAACTTTTTCATAagaatcaaatttaataaattaatataagatgCCTACTCATcaattttaaaatccataattaGACGATTTAAAGTCCTAACACTTTTGATATTCGAAGTTTACAAAATACCACTACTTGATCTTATTCAACTTTCTGATGTAACGTAGAGAAGTAACGAAATTGCCCACATAAGAGGAGGAATTTACGCAACAATTTTTTTCAGAGAAAATTACACTGGCACCTGCACCTGCACCTGAAGACTGGATTATGAAAGCCACACATATTGCATCTATGATGAGACCCGATGTATCGATCATCAAGGTTTCGGAGATGCGGGCTCACCCCTTACGAAAAACAGACCAGAAGGGCCACCTTTAAGCAACACTGCTAACTTAACTGGAGTTGCAACACCTTCTTCAACAGTTAACTTACCCGTGTTGAGgtttatatttgttttaacaaAGCCAAGGCAAACATAGTTGATGCAGAAATCTGGGTATTTGTTTGCCACAATTCTTGTGTAGGCTGTTAGAGTTGTATGACTCAAATTCTAAGAAATTGATTGTAAGTTAaactaaacaaaatattttttttctaaaaaatttagtatttattagtataatatatttaacatttattagcatagtttatttgacttattaatttagcctataaataagttcttctacaaccttagaaaatacatctattagagattagaactcataacacatttagagaattttgtgtttacgttttaaggACTCTTTGTTTTAGGAtttttcgaggtttagttttttatcttcatcttttatactcttcgttcttttattattatagtaaaattatcttttatcGTGGTTTTTATCCCCTTTAGAGggtttttcatgttaaatttgtgtgtttaatttctcaatttattctgctattttttgtTACTTATTGTTTAACCAGATCGATcttaacaagtggtatcagagctagttcaatttttataGGTCAGCAGTTTCAGAGATAACAGCAACAAAGTTTAAAATTgaaaagttcgatggtgagacaaatttcaatctgttgCAAATTCGGATGAGGGCAATTTTAGTTCAAACCGACTTGAAAAAGTTGTTATTAAGAAAAatcctgagaatctaaatcaaacagaatagGAAGAGCTTTATGAAAAGACCTTATATGCAATCCAATTGTacctcgcgaatacggtattgcagaaGGTATTGATAGAGAAGACCTCATCTGCGTTttggaaaatgttagaaactctttatgcgactagtctttagctaaccgtttagtgttgaaacaacttttatttacatttcacgtgaacgaaggtgagcttcttagagattaCATCAGTcgattcattactcttttaaatgatttaaagaaagttgagttttatattgACGATAAAGATCAagttatgctattattgtgctctttactcccttcatacaagtctttcagggagacccttatttatggcagagacaaactctcgttcaaagatgtgaaggatcatttgttgagtagaactcgacaatgagtttggtttggatagcaaagCAAATAGACAAGCtttcgttttggtagcatcaaataaacgagacaaaaggtgccGCTATTAcaagaagttaggtcacgtcaaagcaaattgttataaactgcgaaataaaagagctgctgagagtaacgaggaagatatAACTGTTGCTAATTTGACCTATGAAAGCGGTGataatttcttgttagtgtcaactaGTGATAATTTCAAACTTATGTATAAGTGGAttctagattcgggatgttctttccacatgtgtcccaatagaaaatgattctccacatacagttcggtagAAAGTGGAGTTGTGCGGATGTGAAACGATTCATCTACTAAGGTAATtgatattggtactgttaaaattaatatACACGATGGGATAATTAGGATACTCTTAGATTTCAAGTATTTACTTTATTTACGAAAGGATCTTATCTCAAAGTAGTTAATGTCATGTTAGAGTGTTAATATGGCAAATATAAATCCTCGATAAAGAAATTGCTACCTTTGCATGGTGTCTGTCATGTTGAGATGGCCAGATGGAGTTGACTAGCTAGACTGAAACAAATGGAAACTATAACAGTATTTTTTTATGCCAATTATTGCACTGATGAACTGAAGAAGGAAACTCCTAATGAACATGGCTTTCATTGTCAAATTAAAACTACTTTAATGTGTGCAGTTGAGATCTCTTTTCacaattctctttcattttctccGTATATGAGAGTCTATGTTACTAGTATTTGTGTCTAACAGTCGGATACACGTGTATATTCCATACAGATATGTTAATGTTATATGGGTAAACTACATTtaaagtcattaaattattagtaaatttatattttagttacttaactttaaaaagttacaacatGATCATTAAAGTCaacaaaactttttatttaagtcattgggctgttaaaatcattgttgtataGTCTGCTTTGTTCACACCACTTGCACCTATCGAAAGCTCTCATTTCACTTTTCTTCTacaatctaattttttttctatgaaATAGTTTGATCGtcacaaatatataaattaatatccaaacaaatttttttttcaatcactGACACTGACCGTCAGATTAATTTAGATCTAAGGTATATATTTCTACTCATCGATGGTACCAATTGTTGAATCATCTTTGGAGCTTGCTAGTCGAACCTATCCATGTATAATGGAGCAGGTTAGTCAAAACacatgtatttaaaaaaaaattgaggagTTTGGTGATGATGCTCtttgataatattatttaaatagttaaatgTATCAAAATTTATCAACAACTCCAGATTATTTATCAGGTTTGTCCCGCTCAATTGTGTTTAATCAGCCAGCTTGTTCCTCTCTTGTTTATGAAAGCAGGCCCTTGTTTGCATACAAAAAATGGAGGCATCAACATTTTGTTTCTTGTCCTTAATTTTGCTTGAGACATTGACGTATGCTCATTTAATTTTCACCTAATCTTTTAGCTTTCCAAATCAGAAATGAACAAAGAAACAATTAtagcatctcataaaatattgtAGAACTTTCCCACGTGAAACATTATACCCTATCCGTGGGACCATGTTGTAACATTGTTATTGTAATCGATGATGAAGAGAGAATTGTGAACTAAGTTCCCGACCACTTTGatgggattttatttatttatttatttatttttgtagtttCATTCAAATGGTATAGGTTCACCCTGAACGAAAAAGAGGCCGGAAGGGGCACCACCGTTCGGCCAAAGTGCTAACTTGACTGGAATCGCTGCACCTTCTTCGGGGGTTGAATGACCGGTATTGTAATTTATATCGGTTTTGACAAAACCAGGGCAAACACAGTTGATGCAGAAATTTGGATGCTTCTTGGCCAAAATCCTTGTATAGGCATTCATAGCTACTTTTGACACAGTATATGCTGAGAGGCAAGTTGGCCATCCTTTACTTTCGAGTAAACCTTGTTTAAAATCTTTTAGATACTCACTTATCAAGTCACTCAGTTTCTCCTCTGTTGTAAAGCCTGTTAATACTCCTTTGAGCTGTTCACCGACCATATCCTGTTACAAGAAGTTGAGTCGTTAAGTTCCTTTTTGAAGTTTATTATCAAGGTTTTTAGGGTactatatatttcatatatctaCCTTTAACATGACTGTAGATGAGGAAATATTTACAATCCTTGGTGATTCAGATATTTGCAGCAATGGAATAAGTGCTTCTGTTGTTCTTTTAGCGCCATAGTAGTTTGTTTCCAGGCATTCTTCAGCTAACTCGTAAGTTTCAGTCGCTTTACTCCATATACTCGAATATTCCTGTATCTTTAACAAAAGAACTCAGGCTATCAGGCTATACTTTATGTCCCCAAAAGCTTTGATGACTTACCTCAGTACCTGAAGCCACTGAAAAGGTTACACCTGATATCCCTGCATTGTTAACCTGCACAAGATCATTGTTTTTAAGaacatctctttttttttcataggGTTTTATTAATATGGTATATATGTTTTGATAATTGATACCAAGATATCTAACTTCCCAAATTGTTCCTTTACAAAATCTGCCAAAGAAGCGATGCTTTTGGGTTTTGTCACATCAAGCTGGTGAAAAGCGAGACGATCCGATAAACCGGAGTGTTTCAGACTTTGAAGAGCCTCAACACCTCTTTTCTCATCTCTAGCAGTTAATATCACTATGGTCTCATTTCGGGCTAACTGCTCGCAAATTTCAAGCCCAATACCCTTGTTTGCTCCAGTGACAACTGCATACCTGACAAAAATAGTTAATGTCATGTTAGAGTGTTATTATGGCAAATATAAAACCTCGATTAAGAAATTGCTACCTTTGCATTGTGTCTGTCATGTTGAGATGGTCCAGATGGAGTTGAGTAGCTAGAGTGAAACAAATGGAAACTATAACACTATTTTTTATGCCAATTATTGCACTGATGAACTGAAGAAGGAAACTCCTAATAAACATGGCTTTCATTGTCAAATTAAAACTACTTTAATGTGTGCAGTTGAGATGTCTTTTCagaattctctttcattttctccGTACATGAGAGTCTATGTTACTAGTATTTGTGTCTAACAGTCGGATACACGTGTATATTCCATACGGATATGTTAATGTTATATGGGTAAACTACATttaaggtcattaaattattagtaaatttgtatttttattactcaactttaaaaagttacaaaatgatcattaaactcaacaaaacttttcatttaagtcattgggctattaaaatcgttgttgtataGCCTTCTTTGTTCACACCACCTACACCTATAGAAAGCTCTTCTTTCACTTTTTTGGtacaatctaattttttttacttaaaatagcTTTGATCGtcacaaatatataaattaatatccAAACAATTTTTTCTCAATCACTGACACTGACCGTCAAATTAATTTAGATCTAAGGTATATACTTCTACTCATCGATGGTACCAATTGTTTAATCATCTTTGGAGCTTGCTAGTCGAACCTATCCATGTATAATGGAGCAGGATAGTCAAaacacatatatttaaaaaaaaattgaggagTTTGGTGATGATGCTCTTTgataatattatttcaatagtTAATGTATCGAAATTTATCAACAAGTACTCCAGATTATTTATCAGGTTTGTCCCACTCAATTGTGTTTAATCAGCCAGCTTGTTCCTCTCTTGTTTATGAAAGCAGGCCCTTGTTTGCATACAAAAAATGGAGGCATCAACATTTTGTTTCTTGTCCTTAATTTTGCTTGAGACATTGACGTATGCTCATTTAATTTTCACCTAATCTTTTAGCTTTCCAAATCAGAAATGAACAAAGAAACAATTAtagcatctcataaaatattgtAGAACTTTCCCACGTGAAACATTATACCCTATCCGTGGGACCATGTTGTAACATTGTTATTGTAATCGATGATGAAGAGAGAATTGTGAACTAAGTTCCCGACCACTTTGatgggattttatttatttatttatttatttttgtagtttCATTCAAATGGTATAGGTTCACCCTGAACGAAAAAGAGGCCGGAAGGGGCACCACCGTTCGGCCAAAGTGCTAACTTGACTGGAATCGCTGCACCTTCTTCGGGGGTTGAATGACCGGTATTGTTATTTATATCGGTTTTGACAAAACCAGGGCAAACACAGTTGATGCAGTAATTTGGATGCTTCTTGGCCAAAATCCTTGTATAGGCATTCATAGCTACTTTTGAGATTGTATAGGCAGAGAGAAAGGATGGCCAACCCTTGCTTTCTAATGAACCCTCCTTGAAATCCTTTAGAAACTCGGTGATTAACTCGTCGATTTTCTCTCCTGTATCAGCATCTCTTAATGCTTCTTTGCGCTGTTCGCTGGGTATGTACTGCGACAAATTTGAGAAAATATGGTTTAGTTAATCCAGGTTCCAGTTTAACTCGGTTCTTATTCTCAAGCTGGTCTAAAACAGATCAATGTATTTACCTGTAGCTTGCCCATGCTAGAGGAAATATTGACAATCCTCGGAGAATCAGATAACTGGAGTAAAGGAATGAGTGCTTCGACCGTAGTTTTAGCACCATAGTAGTTTATTTTCAAACATTCTTCTGCTAGCTCGTACGTTTCAATCAGGACTTTGCTCCAAACTGCTTCCACATCTGCCTGCATTTGTATGGTACAAACTTTTGTAAGGGGCCTTGGATTACATAACAATAACACAACCCCAAAACTACAAGTAAAACCCCTTGCGTATTTGAGTCCTCATGTATGTGACACGATTTTCAAACTTGGTTCAGGCCAAAAATAAGAACTTCTAAGCTTTTACAAACTGTTAAAAAGAGAAAACTGCTTCCTAATGGCTTATAAATTTACCTCAGTACCGGAAACTTTTGCAGCTTTTAAAGCCTCATGGTTCATTGTACTTCCGCCTATACCAGCGTTATTCACCTGCAGAAATATACTTATATAGCTACACACATTGTGAAAAAGTTGAGCAGGTAATTGACTATGGTAGTAACTCATACCAGGATATCAAGCTTCCCAAATCTGTTTTTGACAAAGTCTGCCAGACAAGTGATGGTAGCAGGGTCGGTGACATCGAGCCGGTGAAAAACTAGATGATCAGAGAGACCGGATTCTTTCAGCTTTTCAAGAGCCTCGAGACCCCTTTTCTCGTCTCTAGCAGTTAAGACCACCATGACCCCTTTAGAGGCCAACAACTTACATATGGCCAGTCCAATCCCCTTGTTCGCCCCGGTGACAACAGCATACCTGATCGAAGAAGAAGTCAACAAATGTTAAAGCTTTTGGCAGAGATTTAAATAGCGGTACATTACCAaaatagcggccgttatataaCTGTAGCGGCACCATCTAAAACCGCTATTATATTTTACgttgtgtgaaatttttttaaaattcactatCGCGATACCCGCAATGACCGCAATAACATCCATTATGTCCGCAACTGCGATAAACGCAATGCGACCGAAAACGTGgccgcgaccgcaatttaaatccctggctTTAGGGTAAAACAAATGCAAAACCGCCATCAAAGAAACAGAAACCTTTGGAGGGACTCCGCCATGAGAAGAGAGCTGAAGAAAGAGCACGCTAGCTAGTTGGTTTATTGGAGGTTTTTATCTGATAATCTGTTGGTTAATGTCTTCAATTACGCCGCCATTGGAACTTGTTTGAcaccaaaaagaacaaaaaaggcAACTTTATGTTCCTTGTACTTTTTGATTCAGCCGTTTGTTTCGAAGTTGACAAGGAGATACTAGTATTTTTGTtgcacatttttcttttttcctgtGTTTACTTCTTCGAAATCAAATGCTGGAAACTTTGGCTGCTTCGCTGTCTCATAGCATGTTGGAACAAGAATATGAACGGCAGCCGTGGTACAATCAAAGCCTGTTTGGTTGGCATGTTTGAGTTTAGTGGGCCTTGGTTGCATCTCGACCGTGATTGATTGGGttggattaaaaaatatatatgaaaataaaataaaaatccaaaaaaattactaaaactcGATTGAATCGGTTCAAATGATTTTGATTTCTAATTTAGTAACAGTTTTTAAATGGTTCAACTCAAAAAACAATTTAACATTATTGTTTGGACCCATAATCtaactaatttaaaaaatcacacaTCATTATTGACAAAAATCACTTGCATTTTCCTTATTTGATTCGCATATTGCTTACTCTATTAATAAATCTTTCGTTCTATTCTCTTCCaacaaaagataaaataatagaGTCAAAAGTACACTAATATTTAATTGAGTCTTCCAAAATACACCAACAAAAAGTTTATTATAAGATAAACCATGAAAAACAATAACATTTGGCTGTAATTTTGGGATAATTCACTAAGTTGTAATgtattattttgtttaaaaactTGAAACTTGTTGGCAATTGTAGAAAAGACCGGAAGAGGCACCAATGGGTAGCAACGCTACTCTCACTACATTCTCTGCCCCTTGAGCAGGGGTGTAAAATCCAGTGCTGCCGGTAATATCGGTTTTGACAAAGCCAGGGTGCACGCAATTGATGCAAAAAGTGGGGTAATTCTTGGCCAGTATCCTAGTGTAGGCATTCATAGCTGCTTTGGAGACAATATAAGTAGATGGTCCAATATAAGTTGGCCACCCATTGGTTTTCAACGCTCCGTCTCGAAAATCTTCAAGATACTTGTTCAGCACTAATTCCACTCTCTCCTCGCTCAGCTTTTCCACATCGCTTAGCACTTCTTTCGCCCATTTACACGTCATTATCTGAATTCAAAATGCAAAAACATCATCTCTgtttaaatctttaattttttgtaaattaacagaattatcttatttttatatatttttatttcattattccatttaaaattatatatatttaaaaatagaatcTAAATGATATTAATCCtcgttaaaattaataaaatttgaatatacaattttataaatcataaacattaattaagttttattttcattgattattatttatgaaaattcttatttaaaattttgataaactaatcatttaaattataatattgtaATTCCTGATAGGATTAGATTTAAGAATCAGaggctgttttttttttttgaaaaaaaaatgttgttgaaaaattttaaaatattttttataaaacaaaaatatgtgaaaattagaaaataa containing:
- the LOC121219119 gene encoding (+)-neomenthol dehydrogenase isoform X2 → MTDTMQRYAVVTGANKGIGLEICEQLARNETIVILTARDEKRGVEALQSLKHSGLSDRLAFHQLDVTKPKSIASLADFVKEQFGKLDILVNNAGISGVTFSVASGTEIQEYSSIWSKATETYELAEECLETNYYGAKRTTEALIPLLQISESPRIVNISSSTVMLKDMVGEQLKGVLTGFTTEEKLSDLISEYLKDFKQGLLESKGWPTCLSAYTVSKVAMNAYTRILAKKHPNFCINCVCPGFVKTDINYNTGHSTPEEGAAIPVKLALWPNGGAPSGLFFVQGEPIPFE
- the LOC121219119 gene encoding (+)-neomenthol dehydrogenase isoform X4; amino-acid sequence: MTDTMQRYAVVTGANKGIGLEICEQLARNETIVILTARDEKRGVEALQSLKHSGLSDRLAFHQLDVTKPKSIASLADFVKEQFGKLDILVNNAGISGVTFSVASGTEEYSSIWSKATETYELAEECLETNYYGAKRTTEALIPLLQISESPRIVNISSSTVMLKDMVGEQLKGVLTGFTTEEKLSDLISEYLKDFKQGLLESKGWPTCLSAYTVSKVAMNAYTRILAKKHPNFCINCVCPGFVKTDINYNTGHSTPEEGAAIPVKLALWPNGGAPSGLFFVQGEPIPFE
- the LOC121219119 gene encoding (+)-neomenthol dehydrogenase isoform X1 — protein: MTLTIFVRYAVVTGANKGIGLEICEQLARNETIVILTARDEKRGVEALQSLKHSGLSDRLAFHQLDVTKPKSIASLADFVKEQFGKLDILVNNAGISGVTFSVASGTEIQEYSSIWSKATETYELAEECLETNYYGAKRTTEALIPLLQISESPRIVNISSSTVMLKDMVGEQLKGVLTGFTTEEKLSDLISEYLKDFKQGLLESKGWPTCLSAYTVSKVAMNAYTRILAKKHPNFCINCVCPGFVKTDINYNTGHSTPEEGAAIPVKLALWPNGGAPSGLFFVQGEPIPFE
- the LOC121219119 gene encoding (+)-neomenthol dehydrogenase isoform X3 is translated as MTLTIFVRYAVVTGANKGIGLEICEQLARNETIVILTARDEKRGVEALQSLKHSGLSDRLAFHQLDVTKPKSIASLADFVKEQFGKLDILVNNAGISGVTFSVASGTEEYSSIWSKATETYELAEECLETNYYGAKRTTEALIPLLQISESPRIVNISSSTVMLKDMVGEQLKGVLTGFTTEEKLSDLISEYLKDFKQGLLESKGWPTCLSAYTVSKVAMNAYTRILAKKHPNFCINCVCPGFVKTDINYNTGHSTPEEGAAIPVKLALWPNGGAPSGLFFVQGEPIPFE
- the LOC107954548 gene encoding (+)-neomenthol dehydrogenase, whose translation is MAESLQRYAVVTGANKGIGLAICKLLASKGVMVVLTARDEKRGLEALEKLKESGLSDHLVFHRLDVTDPATITCLADFVKNRFGKLDILVNNAGIGGSTMNHEALKAAKVSGTEADVEAVWSKVLIETYELAEECLKINYYGAKTTVEALIPLLQLSDSPRIVNISSSMGKLQYIPSEQRKEALRDADTGEKIDELITEFLKDFKEGSLESKGWPSFLSAYTISKVAMNAYTRILAKKHPNYCINCVCPGFVKTDINNNTGHSTPEEGAAIPVKLALWPNGGAPSGLFFVQGEPIPFE